ACATATGGACAGACAGCCTCGCGAACGGCTGCCACACGTTCGATGACCTGCTCGACTTTTTCATGAGAATCGACATATTGCAGTTCTTCTGTCCCATTCATTTTTACGGCTTTGAATCCTCTTTCAACGACTTCCTTTGCGTTATTTCCAACATCATATGGACGGTCACCGCCAATCCAGGAATAAACTTTTATTGATTCCCTCGCTTTCCCCCCTAAAAGCTGGTGAACCGGCTGCCCGTAATACTTTCCTTTAATGTCCCAAAGCGCTTGATCGATACCGGAAATTGCGCTCATTAAGATCGGGCCGCCGCGATAAAAACCGCTTCTGTACATCACATTCCAATGATCTTCAATCGATAATGGATCTTTATCGATCAGATACTCCATTAATTCTTCAACCGCAGTCTTGACCGTCGCCGCTCGCCCTTCCACGACTGGCTCGCCCCAGCCGGTGATTCCTTCGTCTGTATCTATTTTTAAAAACAGCCACCTTGGCGGAATTTGAAAAAGTTCATAGTTTGTGATTTTCACGTGGTTACTCTCCCTTTAATTGATCGCTTCTAGAAATTCTCTCGATTTCGCTGTTAACTGCCTTAAATAGATATCACTAACTGCTTTCTTCGTATCGACTAAAGCGCTTCCAAGTCCGACGCCGATTGAACCCGCTCTCATAAATTCCGCTATATTTTCCAGGTTGACTCCTCCGGTCGGCAAGAGTGGAATTTGTTTGAGCGGTCCTAAAATATCCTTAATATATCCGGGCCCCGAAGAAGCAGGAAACACTTTAATGATGTCTCCTCCATGTTCAAAAGCAGTTAATATTTCACTAGGGCTGAACGCGCCTGGAATACTTACGGCGCCATGCCGTTTCGTAAGCTTGATCGTATCGACATTGACAGTCGGGGATAAAATGAATTCAGCTCCTGCTGCTAAAGCTGCTTGTGCAGATTCGGGATCCAGTACAGTTCCCGCTCCTATCAGCATTTCGTTTCCATACTTTGTTTTCACGTTTTTAATCACTTCGAATGCATTCGGCGAATTCAAAGTAATTTCAAGCAATCGAATACCGCCTTCGTATAAAGCATCTGCAATTTGAAGGACATCAGATGCTTCTGCTCCCCTAACAATCGCAATCACTTTGTTATCTTTTATAAAATCTAATGCAGACATCCAACCTCTCCTTTAATAAACTATCGGTCTACATCCTCAGAGCTCTTATGGACAAAATGCCGAAGAATTTCTTTATCGGGAAGTCCTTCTATATCTCCGTTAACCATCGTAACGATCGCCCCGATTGCACAGCCTCTTTGAACCGCTTTTTCAATACCGGCATTTTCAATAAGACCCGAAATAACACCTGCAGCAAAGCCATCTCCTGCTCCAACAGGATCAACGACCCGATCTACTTTGTACCCGCTTACATAACCGTGCTGATTATGACTTTCATAGTAAGCTCCGGAGGCACCCATTTTGACGACAGCTAATTCACTGCCCATATCTAATACTTTTTTTACGATTTCCTTTTCGTCCTTTGTCCCGAATAAAAATTCACCTTCGCTCGTTCCCGGCAGTATAATGTCGGCTAATTTAGCCATCTCCAGCAACGTAGCTTTTGCTTTTTCTTCAGACCAAAGCTTCTTACGGACATTTGGGTCAAAAACAATTTTTGTGTGATGTTTCTTTGCAAGCTGCATCGCGTAAAAGACAGCTTCAAGTGAGCTTTCGCTTAGAGCCGGAGTGATCCCGGTGACATACAGGTATGAGCTTCGAGAAATGTAACCGCTATCAATATCATGCTTTGTAATCGTGCTTGCTGCTGAACCCTTGCGATAATACATGATTTTCATATTGGACTCATTTGTTTTTTCTTTAAAGAAAATTCCGGTAGGGTGCTTATTATCAGAGATCACCTGGCTTGTATCGATACCTTCGCCTCGAATCTGAGAGAGAATCAACCTTCCGAATTCATCACTGCCAACCTTGCTTATCCATCCAGTTTTTATCCCTAAGCGGGTAAGGCCTATAAGTGTGTTCGTTTCCGCGCCGGCAATTTTGGCGGAAAAATTCCGATTGTACCTCAATAGCCCGTCTTCTTGAGGAGTAAATAAAACCATTGTTTCTCCTATACTAATGACATCCATTTTAGATCACCCCCTTTTTGTAACCCATTTGAATCGAAAGTTTCGCAGCAGCTTCTGTTAGTTTTCGGGCAATCTCTTCCTTTCTTTTACTCATTCTTTCTTTCGGACCGGCCACACTAATGGCAGCCTCGACTATATTGCCTCCGCCATAAATAGGTGCGGCTACACAGAATAACCCCT
This window of the Bacillus gobiensis genome carries:
- a CDS encoding bifunctional 4-hydroxy-2-oxoglutarate aldolase/2-dehydro-3-deoxy-phosphogluconate aldolase; amino-acid sequence: MSALDFIKDNKVIAIVRGAEASDVLQIADALYEGGIRLLEITLNSPNAFEVIKNVKTKYGNEMLIGAGTVLDPESAQAALAAGAEFILSPTVNVDTIKLTKRHGAVSIPGAFSPSEILTAFEHGGDIIKVFPASSGPGYIKDILGPLKQIPLLPTGGVNLENIAEFMRAGSIGVGLGSALVDTKKAVSDIYLRQLTAKSREFLEAIN
- a CDS encoding sugar kinase; this translates as MDVISIGETMVLFTPQEDGLLRYNRNFSAKIAGAETNTLIGLTRLGIKTGWISKVGSDEFGRLILSQIRGEGIDTSQVISDNKHPTGIFFKEKTNESNMKIMYYRKGSAASTITKHDIDSGYISRSSYLYVTGITPALSESSLEAVFYAMQLAKKHHTKIVFDPNVRKKLWSEEKAKATLLEMAKLADIILPGTSEGEFLFGTKDEKEIVKKVLDMGSELAVVKMGASGAYYESHNQHGYVSGYKVDRVVDPVGAGDGFAAGVISGLIENAGIEKAVQRGCAIGAIVTMVNGDIEGLPDKEILRHFVHKSSEDVDR